From Planktothrix serta PCC 8927:
AACTTGTTGTTCTAACGCTTCCCGTGCTAATTCCGTTGGATCAGTTTCGGGCGTTGTTAAGTAAACTTTTAAGTGAAAATAGGGTTCTAATAATTGTCGAATTAATAATAAATCTTGATTAGCATTTCCCACCCCTGAAACGGGATTAAAAATTAAATAAGCAGAACGAGTTCGTCGCAGTTGAACAATAATTGCTTCGGCGGTTCCCGTATTAGTAGCAATCGGAATATTATGAAGGTTACAAACTCTAAATAAGGTTAATAAAGGGAGTTCATAAAGGGTCGTTTTGATCGGGTCTACCCAATAAATGACGGCTACAATTTCTTCCCCGGTAATGATTTTAGAGGCGATGACAATATCCCCTCCTTGTTGCAACGGTAAAACAGTCTCAACGTTTAACCAGGTCTTTTGTTTTAAAGAACCTGCGAGATTGTCTACACCAATGAGGCGGTAATGGGAGAGAACATTCTCGTGTTGTGTGACAAAGTTTACGAGAGTTTCTTGCTGAGTCTCATCAGCCAGCAGTACAATAATCGCCGACATAATTTACCCACTCTTATTGGAATGATGAATATGATATCGTGAATTGGCTTGAATATGCTTCTACACTCATGCTAATACAACCGTACAGTCTGTCAATATTATCCCCTAAAAAAGAAAAAACTCCGTGATTCCACAAAGGTGTGATGTCACGGATTTTTGTCCCCTGGTATAACAATCGGTGAATTTACTAATATGTTTGCATATCCATCCGGGTATGCTCGGAGTAATTCATCGATTTCACGAAATCTTTACAAAAAATCCCGCTTATATCAATTTTTGATAAAATTCTCCTCCGAAAAGGGGATAGGGGAAATGCTTCTGGTGATTTCATCCACCCGTTTAAGGATTACAACTCCTACGTTTCGGCTTATAACCCTAGATAGATGACAATTGAACCCTATAATTTCACGCTATTAAAGCAGGAAGGAATTGATTTCGATTCCAGCTTGGGGCTAACTGATTAAAAGGTAATTATGCAGCGTTTAATTCTTCGCTTAAAGCAAGTGAGTGTCCGATGGGCGATCGCTCTTATTTTAACAGGATTAATAGGGGTGGGATGGGGAATATTCATGACTCCTGTTGTTGCTGAATCACTCACCCCAAAAGCCAACTTTTATAACATCCCCGGCAAAAATACTGAGAATTTGGATTTACAAAAAGCCTCTGATGCGGCTAAAAATGCCTCGGAAAAAGTGTTTGATCAACTCGATACCACTAAAAAGGTAGTCGGTAAAACCGAAAAAAGAAACGAAGCCATTGAAAATGCTAGAAACATTGCTCATAAAAACTTAAATGATCAAGCAGACCGAGCCAAAGCAGCAGAAAATCCTGATGTTCCTTTAGGGCCGAATGAAAAGCTATTTTATAAAGGATTACAAGGAGAATTATAAACTCCAACTTTAACGATTTTCAGGATGATCAAATCCTAAATGTTTCCAAGCCGCAGGCGTCGCAATCCGACCCCGATTTGTGCGTTGAATAAACCCAATTTGCATTAAATAAGGTTCATAAACTTCTTCAATAGTTTGGGTATCTTCCCCGGTCATTGCCGCCATTGTTTCTAATCCTACTGGCCCCCCTTTAAATTTCTCAATAATGGCGGTTAACATATTTCGATCCGTCCAATCTAATCCCATCGGATCAACATTAAATACTTCTAAGGCAATATTAGCAATTTCCGCATTAATTTCTCCCGTACTTTTGACTTGCACATAATCTCGAACTCGACGTAATAACCGATTAGCAATTCGAGGTGTTCCCCTAGCACGTTGAGCAATTTCTACAGATCCTTCTAAGGTAATGGGAGTATTTAATAATTTGGCAGTCCGTTGGACAATTAAACTTAATTCATCGATTTCATAAAAGCGTAATCGTTGAATAATTCCAAAGCGATCGCGTAACGGAGCCGTTAAAGAACCCACCCGTGTTGTCGCTCCTACAATCGTAAACGGTTTAAGCGGAATACTGCGAGTTTTCGCCGATCGCCCTTGACCAATGGTAATATCTAATCGGCAATCTTCCATCGCCGGATATAAAATTTCTTCAGCGACTTTTGATAACCGATGAATTTCATCAATAAATAACACTTCTCCCGGCTTTAAACTTACTAATAATCCCGCAATATCACGCGGTTTTTCTAACGCCGGAGCCGTCGTAATTTTACACGTTACCCCCATTTCTGATGCTAAAATCAGGGACATGGTGGTTTTTCCCAACCCCGGAGGGCCATATAATAATAAATGATCTAAGGGTTCCTGACGAGATTTTGCGGCTGCGATCGCAATCGATAAAACATCTTTTAAATCTTTTTGTCCAATATAATCTTCTAACCGATGGGGACGAATTTTTTCATCCTGTTGACGATTAATTTCTTCCTGGGGTGTGGCTTCGGCTTCTAATAAATAATCCAACTCATCAATCGGCTCAGTAGTTTTAGATTTTCGGGATTTTTTAGCCGTTGGAGTCGCCAACCCAGAGAACTCATCGGAGGGTTCAGGTTCAGGGGACTGCTTTTTTGAAGAAATAATCGCCATAATAGACTTACGCTATATAAGGGCTATAGGTTACAGGTTAGCAGGTTTGGGGATGAATTAGTTCTGATCCTCTCCTGTTCTTCCCTTTAATATTTAACCATTAATTGTCAATAGATTTGAGGAGTTCATTCATGTCTTCCAATTACATCGGTGATCATGCTTTAGTCATGGGTGGGAGTATGGCTGGGTTATTCACCGCTAGAATATTAGCCGATCATTTTGCTCGTGTTACCTTAGTTGAACGGGATCAATTTCCTGAACAGCCTCAACTCCGTTCGGGAGTTCCTCAGAGTAGCCACACCCATATTTTATTACTCAAAGGGCAACAAATTCTTGAGCAATTATTTCCCGGTTTCCAATCTGAATTAATCGCTAGAGATGCAACTTGGGTTGATTGGATTAATGAGGGTTTAATGTTAAGTCCTAGCGGTTGGCAACCCCGTTTTCCGTCAGCATTTCAGACTGTTCCCTGTAGTCGTCCCTTATTAGAATGGGTGATCTATCAGCGATTAAAAACGATTCCCAATATTAAGATTATAGAAAATGCTCAGGTTAAAAGTCTTTTAACCCAGGCTGAAATTCATAAAATTACCGGAGCAAAAATACAATTTAAAGACTCAAATCATTCTCAAGAGTTAATGGCTGATTTAATTGTAGATGCCACTGGTCGTCAATCCAAATTACCCCAATGGTTAAAAGAATTGGGTTATCCAACTCCACCGGAAACCGTGATTAATTCATTTTTAGGTTATGCCAGCCGTTGCTATCAACAACCTCAAGACTTTAAAGCAGATTGGAAATCAATTTATATTTGGGCTAAACCGCCATTTGATAAACGGGGAGGTTTAATTTATCCGATTGAGAAAAAACGTTGGATTGTTACTGTAGTAGGCAATAATCGAGATTATCCTCCCCAGGATGAAACAGGCTTTTTAGACTTTACTCGGAGTCTGCGAAGTCCCGTAATTTATGAAGCGATTAAAACGGCTCAACCCCTTTCCCCAATTTATACTTATCGAGGCACAGGAAATCATCGCCGTTACTATGAACAATTATCGGATTTACCCGACGGTTTAATTGCCCTTGGAGATGCCGTTTGTACCTTTAATCCGGTTTATGGTCAAGGAATGACTGTTGCTGCTTTAGGCGCGTTAACCTTAGATCAATGCCTGCGCGAACACTACCCCCAGACTCAATTTCCTCAACAGTTTTATCGCCAACTCGCTAAAGTTCTGAATCAGCCTTGGTTAATGGCAACAGGTGAGGATTTTCGTTGGCCCGCTACCGAAGGCGGAAAACCGAATAGGATGACAAAATTATTGCACCAATATTTAGATCAGATTTTGGCGTTAGGAGTCAAGCATCCTAAAATTTATCAGTCTTTTGTAGAAGTCATGCATATCACAAAACCAGCCTATACATTATTTCATCCTGAATATATTTTAAGGGTATTCGGACGATGGATTGTTTCACAGGAAGCTCAAGAGGTTGCTGTTGAAGACCAACCGATCCCAAAACTGGTATCTGAATCTAGCAGATCGAGATAAAATCAAGATTAATCTAATTAAAGTTGACGGTTGATCGTTAACTTTCAAGAAAAACGCCAGTCTGTCCTCGTGTTGACCTTTCTCCCTAACTCCCCTTTCTTCCCTTGCTTCCCCTGGTTTCACCCAATTTAATGACTAATTTCTCCGATGTTGAAATCCTGAAAACACGGCTGTATCAGTTGAGTGATGAACAACTCAAACAAGACTATTTGCGAGGTGCATTAACTTTTGATTTTCTCGCAAAAGTGTTGGCAGAAGTTGAGTCCGAAGAATTGATGCTGCGCCTGGTGAGTTTGGCTTTAAAATTCAATGTCATTCAAGGAACGTTGTTAACAAAAACCGTTAAACCTGAATTTCAAAACAAAGCCTTTTCTCTGGTGATCCAATTAAATCTCCCGCTTCCTTTAAAAATTCGTCTATTAGGACAAACTCGTTCACCTCTGTTAATTCCTTGGCTTCTCAAAGGATTAAATCATCCGAATGAACCGATCAATGCTTGGTCAGCTTGGGCACTTGTTCAAATCGGTCAAGCGGCCGAACGTTCATTATTAAAAGCGTTAAAAGATCCTGTACAAAAAATCCGCCTTTGGGCTATTTGGGGATTAGGACAAATTGGCAGTGATCGAGCAATTCGAGGATTAATTCTTGCCCTTAACCATGAAGATAGTCAAGTTCGTTGGCGAGCCGCTGCGGCATTAGGAAAAATCAAAAATCGTTTAGCGATCACAAAATTAAGAGAAATTTTAGTATCTGATCCCGATCATTATGTTCGAGGTCGGGCGGCTACTGCTTTAGGATTTTTAGGAGGAGCCTCGGCAATTACGAGCTTAAAAAATGCCTTAGATGATCGAGAATTTTATGTTTATACGAATGCCGTTTATGGATTAGAAACGATTAATGATTCTTTTGCTATTAAGGTACTTTTACAAGCACTTAATCATAATAATGCCGATGTCAGAACCCGTGTTGTTGAAGTATTAGGTCGAATTGGCGATGAATTTGTTGTTAATAAACTGCTGAAGAGAATTCATGATCCCGATCCTTTTGTCCGGGCAAAAGTTGTGGAAACTATTCAATCTATGAATACGCCTTCGGCAATTAATGGACTCAAAACAGCATTGAATGATACCGATATGTATGTTCGTTCATGGGCGGAAACTGCTTTAGAAAAATTAGATTCTTCTCAATCAACTACGTTCTTAAAAACCTTATTAAATCCTGATATTGTTTCGCCCTATTCTAATTTACCTAAACTTTGGATTGCTTCTAAGGTACAAGCGAGTAACTATATTTTAGAGCAATTTCAAGGGGCAAATATTCGCTATTTAATTTCGATTGGGAGTCCGGGTAGTGAACTTCCTGAAGGGTTTAATCGGGTTCAGACGCGGTTGCGATTAGAATTTGATGATATTGATACGCCTTATCATGATCCTGAATATATTTTACCCAGTCTTAAACATATTTTAGAAGCTCTGCATTTTATGAAATCTGTTCATGCTAAACAAGGGGATTTATTAATTCATTGTCAAGCGGGTATTAGTCGTTCAACTGCGATCGCATTCGTTCTTTATGCCTATCGTTTAGGGATGGGAAAAGAAGAAGAAGCTCTTAAGTATATTGTAACGGTTCAGCCTCAAGCTATTCCTAATCAATGGATTGTAGAATTAGCTGATATTGCCCTGAAACGAGGAG
This genomic window contains:
- the ruvB gene encoding Holliday junction branch migration DNA helicase RuvB; protein product: MAIISSKKQSPEPEPSDEFSGLATPTAKKSRKSKTTEPIDELDYLLEAEATPQEEINRQQDEKIRPHRLEDYIGQKDLKDVLSIAIAAAKSRQEPLDHLLLYGPPGLGKTTMSLILASEMGVTCKITTAPALEKPRDIAGLLVSLKPGEVLFIDEIHRLSKVAEEILYPAMEDCRLDITIGQGRSAKTRSIPLKPFTIVGATTRVGSLTAPLRDRFGIIQRLRFYEIDELSLIVQRTAKLLNTPITLEGSVEIAQRARGTPRIANRLLRRVRDYVQVKSTGEINAEIANIALEVFNVDPMGLDWTDRNMLTAIIEKFKGGPVGLETMAAMTGEDTQTIEEVYEPYLMQIGFIQRTNRGRIATPAAWKHLGFDHPENR
- a CDS encoding HEAT repeat domain-containing protein; this encodes MTNFSDVEILKTRLYQLSDEQLKQDYLRGALTFDFLAKVLAEVESEELMLRLVSLALKFNVIQGTLLTKTVKPEFQNKAFSLVIQLNLPLPLKIRLLGQTRSPLLIPWLLKGLNHPNEPINAWSAWALVQIGQAAERSLLKALKDPVQKIRLWAIWGLGQIGSDRAIRGLILALNHEDSQVRWRAAAALGKIKNRLAITKLREILVSDPDHYVRGRAATALGFLGGASAITSLKNALDDREFYVYTNAVYGLETINDSFAIKVLLQALNHNNADVRTRVVEVLGRIGDEFVVNKLLKRIHDPDPFVRAKVVETIQSMNTPSAINGLKTALNDTDMYVRSWAETALEKLDSSQSTTFLKTLLNPDIVSPYSNLPKLWIASKVQASNYILEQFQGANIRYLISIGSPGSELPEGFNRVQTRLRLEFDDIDTPYHDPEYILPSLKHILEALHFMKSVHAKQGDLLIHCQAGISRSTAIAFVLYAYRLGMGKEEEALKYIVTVQPQAIPNQWIVELADIALKRGGRLIQALRNYRRSFQNS
- a CDS encoding FAD-dependent oxidoreductase yields the protein MSSNYIGDHALVMGGSMAGLFTARILADHFARVTLVERDQFPEQPQLRSGVPQSSHTHILLLKGQQILEQLFPGFQSELIARDATWVDWINEGLMLSPSGWQPRFPSAFQTVPCSRPLLEWVIYQRLKTIPNIKIIENAQVKSLLTQAEIHKITGAKIQFKDSNHSQELMADLIVDATGRQSKLPQWLKELGYPTPPETVINSFLGYASRCYQQPQDFKADWKSIYIWAKPPFDKRGGLIYPIEKKRWIVTVVGNNRDYPPQDETGFLDFTRSLRSPVIYEAIKTAQPLSPIYTYRGTGNHRRYYEQLSDLPDGLIALGDAVCTFNPVYGQGMTVAALGALTLDQCLREHYPQTQFPQQFYRQLAKVLNQPWLMATGEDFRWPATEGGKPNRMTKLLHQYLDQILALGVKHPKIYQSFVEVMHITKPAYTLFHPEYILRVFGRWIVSQEAQEVAVEDQPIPKLVSESSRSR